In Cryptomeria japonica chromosome 10, Sugi_1.0, whole genome shotgun sequence, a genomic segment contains:
- the LOC131060772 gene encoding two-component response regulator ORR4: MGESKNDSEDEGSKSEFHVLAVDDSIIDRKIIEGLLRRSSYQVTAVNSVRKALEFLGLEDDDQGLNADNARVNMIITDYCMPGLTGYDLLRRVKESPTLKDIPVVIMSSENVESRRNRCLSEGAEEFLLKPVQLSDIRNLRSHMFNWRSSPRATSSKRKNISDNSLSPQADRRPRLSGLTVA; the protein is encoded by the exons ATGGGGGAGAGTAAGAATGATTCAGAAGATGAGGGCAGCAAATCTGAATTTCATGTCCTTGCTGTTGATGATAGTATCATTGATAGAAAAATCATTGAAGGGCTGTTGAGAAGATCTTCTTATCAAG TGACCGCTGTCAACAGTGTGAGAAAAGCTCTGGAATTCCTTGGTTTGGAAGATGATGACCAAGGCCTGAATGCTGAT AATGCTAGGGTGAATATGATAATTACAGACTATTGTATGCCAGGGCTGACTGGCTATGACTTGCTCAGAAGGGTAAAG GAGTCACCAACACTGAAGGACATTCCTGTGGTGATCATGTCTTCAGAAAATGTGGAGTCTAGAAGAAACAG GTGTTTGTCAGAAGGGGCAGAAGAATTCTTATTGAAGCCTGTGCAATTGTCAGACATTAGGAACCTCAGATCACACATGTTCAACTGGAGATCATCTCCCAGGGCCACTTCATCCAAAAGGAAAAACATTTCTGACAACAGCCTTTCTCCACAAGCAGATAGAAGACCCAGGCTCAGTGGATTGACAGTTGCCTGA